One Cryptomeria japonica chromosome 9, Sugi_1.0, whole genome shotgun sequence genomic window carries:
- the LOC131858346 gene encoding uncharacterized protein LOC131858346 has protein sequence MADGDEIPIRITNVELAKIVKEQMAESRAVREENRAMKRELDKLKGQMRRGGQEELEEEEEEQDPAGQANMPKDQRAKLAALEKVGVKDRNDIPLFHGKLEPEECMDWIEALENYFECEVVLPSQRVKLAKSKLKGPALSWWNFLQNERLEEGKEVISTWTRMKAELKRQFVPDDYEVTLHKKLQNLKQKDLDVSTYTQEFHNLTLKAKMFETEKQKLARYINGLKYSIQDELTLVNVESVHKCFQLALKIEEKQKRRGEQSKGRGNSFHGRGRFNGRGTFPKSQGESSNQSADNDAGGRGSFKGRGSNNGRGRSRGRGPNVFTGRCFSCNQVGHQSFRCPQKSDTSNQGYRRVQLIQEEDCQSNSSYHTALSKHADPVQGETLMFNRSLLVPLNKEPAQRKSLFWTTCKAKGKVCKVIVDSGSTKNLVSSEMVTKLNLKRFPHPTPYKVSWLNKEQQTIVNEQCLVEFEIGDYKDKVLCEIVAMDACHLLLGRPWKYDTNAQHDGKTNVFNITKDGENFIMTPLPDIANNSILQSSVMVVKEKEFLEGLKEENPPCFAVVIRPKETNCEGRELNLEAKESTCPKVVFDLLNKYDGIVADSAHESLPPKRSISHCIDLIPGATLPNKAAYKLTPEQNAEVARQIQGLLEKGYIQKSISPCAVPVVLSPKKEVMPFGLSNAPSTFMHLMNEVLKPFLHQFVVVYLDDILIFSGSKEEHLQHLDQVLRKLHEEGLRINLEKCSFMQEELVFLGFVISKGSLKMDPSKVEAILNWPAPTTATEVKSFHGLCSFYRKFIRNFSGICAPLIDTIKGGRKCVFQWTKEANESFELLKKKISEQPVLVLPDFYKVFVVECDASNKAIGGVLSQDGRPVAFFSEKLNEAKQKYSTYDLELYAVVQSLRKWRHYLLPKEFIVFTDSHALSFLNRQEKLNHRHVKWMEFLQAYTFSIKHKKGVTNKVADALSRRTLTIRNWKVLV, from the exons ATGGCGGATGGAGATGAAATTCCTATCAGAATCACCAATGTAGAATTGGCTAAAATAGTCAAAGAGCAAATGGCAGAGAGTAGGGCTGTCAGAGAGGAGAATAGAGCAATGAAGAGAGAGTTAGATAAGTTGAAAGGCCAAATGAGGAGAGGAGGCCAAGAAgagttagaagaagaagaagaagagcaagaTCCAGCCGGTCAAGCCAATATGCCGAAGGATCAAAGGGCAAAGCTTGCAGCCCTAGAGAAGGTAGGAGTAAAGGATAGGAATGATATTCCTTTGTTCCATGGCAAATTGGAACCGGAAGAATGcatggattggatagaagctttgGAGAATTATTTTGAGTGTGAGGTAGTACTTCCAAGCCAAAGGGTGAAGTTGGCAAAGTCAAAATTGAAGGGGCCAGCCCTTAGTTGGTGGAATTTTCTACAAAATGAGAGATTGGAAGAGGGAAAGGAGGTCATTTCCACTTGGACCAGAATGAAGGCAGAATTGAAAAGACAGTTTGTACCGGATGATTATGAAGTGACCCTTCATAAGAAGcttcaaaatttgaagcaaaaagatcttgatgtgagTACCTATACTCAAGAATTTCACAATTTGACCTTGAAGGCCAAAATGTTTGAAACTGAAAAACAAAAACTTGCAAGGTATATCAATGGATTGAAATATAGCATCCAAGATGAATTAACATTGGTTAATGTGGAATCAGTCCACAAATGTTTTCAGCTTGCCCTCAAGATTGaggaaaaacaaaaaagaagaggagaacaaAGTAAGGGAAGAGGAAACTCATTCCATGGAAGAGGTAGGTTCAATGGGAGAGGAACTTTTCCTAAGTCCCAAGGTGAAAGCAGCAATCAAAGTGCTGATAATGATGCTGGTGGCAGAGGTTCATTCAAAGGAAGAGGGTCAAATAATGGTAGGGGCAGATCAAGAGGAAGAGGCCCTAATGTGTTCACCGGAAGGTGCTTCTCATGTAACCAAGTTGGGCATCAATCTTTCAGATGTCCACAAAAGAGTGACACCAGCAATCAAGGATATAGAAGGGTACAATTGATTCAAGAAGAGGATTGCCAAAGCAATTCATCATACCATACAGCTTTATCCAAGCATGCTGATCCAGTGCAAGGAGAAACTCTTATGTTCAATAGATCACTGTTGGTACCACTCAATAAGGAGCCAGCACAAAGGAAATCTCTATTCTGGACTACTTGCAAAGCAAAAGGTAAAGTttgtaaggtaattgttgattccgGCTCTACTAAAAATCTAGTTTCTTCGGAAATGGTAACCAAGTTAAATTTGAAAAGGTTTCCACATCCTACTCCCTATAAAGTTTCTTGGTTGAATAAGGAGCAACAAACTATTGTGAATGAACAATGCTTGgtagaatttgaaattggtgattaTAAAGATAAAGTTTTATGTGAAATAGTtgcaatggatgcatgccatcttcttttaggaagaccatggaaatatgATACTAATGCCCAGCATGATGGGAAAACCAATGTGTTCAATATAACTAAAGATGGAGAAAATTTTATAATGACACCTTTACCGGATATTGCAAATAATTCAATCTTGCAAAGTAGTGTTATGGTTGTCAAAGAAAAAGAGTTTTTAGAAGGTCTTAAGGAAGAGAATCCTCCATGCTTTGCTGTTGTAATCAGACCTAAGGAAACTAATTGTGAGGGCAGGGAATTGAATTTAGAAGCCAAGGAAAGTACTTGTCCTAAGGTTGTATTTGATTTGCTGAATAAGTATGATGGTATTGTTGCTGATAGTGCTCATGAGTCTCTTCCACCAAAGAGGTCAATCAGCCATTGTATTGATTTGATTCCGGGTGCTACATTACCAAATAAAGCAGCCTATAAACTAACTCCTGAACAAAATGCTGAAGTTGCACGACAAATCCAAGGATTGTTAGAAAAGGGTTACATACAGAAAAGTATTAGCCCATGTGCTGTCCCAGTAGtcctttctcctaagaaagaag TTATGCCCTTTGGTTTATCTAATGCTCCTAGTACTTTCATGCATTTAATGAATGAAGTGCTGAAACCTTTTcttcatcaatttgttgttgtatatttggatgatattctgatttttagtgGCAGCAAAGAGGAGCATTTACAGCATTTGGATCAGGTCTTGAGGAAGCTTCATGAAGAAGGCTTGAGGATAAACTTAGAGAAGTGTTCCTTCATGCAAGAAGAACTTGTGTTCTTGGGTTTTGTAATTTCAAAAGGCAGTCTGAAAATGGATCCTTCAAAGGTAGAAGCCATCCTAAATTGGCCAGCACCTACTACAGCCACGGAGGTAAAAAGTTTTCATGGTTTATGCAGCTTCTATAGAAAGTTTATTAGAAACTTTAGTGGTATTTGTGCTCCACTTATTGATACTATTAAAGGTGGCAGAAAATGTGTTTTCCAATGGACTAAAGAGGCCAATGAATCTTTTGAATTGCTGAAAAAGAAAATATCAGAACAGCCAGTACTTGTTTTACCGGATTTTTATAAGGTTTTTGTTGTTGAATGTGACGCTAGCAATAAGGCTATTGGTGGGGTTCTTAGTCAAGATGGTAGACCCGTAgccttctttagtgagaaattaaatgaagcaaaacaaaaatattctACTTATGATCTTGAACTTTATGCTGTGGTTCAGTCGTTaagaaaatggaggcattatcttttacCAAAAGAGTTCATTGTTTTTACGGATAGCCATGCACTTAGTTTTCTGAATAGACAAGAGAAACTTAACCATAGACATGTCAAGTGGATGGAGTTTTTGCAGGCCTATACTTTCAGTATTAAACATAAGAAAGGGGTTACTAATAAGGTGgcggatgctttgagtagaaggacaCTTACCATTCGCAATTGGAAAGTGCTGGTTTAG